The sequence below is a genomic window from Harmonia axyridis chromosome 1, icHarAxyr1.1, whole genome shotgun sequence.
ACATGGCGCTGTTGATTGGCTAGGAGGTTGTGAGGTTTAATGTATGCTGTCAATCTACCCACATatgtatacaaaaaaaattatttgaatgggGAAGTTTTAAGTAACATACCATGTAATAATCCttacttaatttttgtttcgACTCTGGAGGTAAACTTTGAAAAAGCATAAGGTAATATTAAGAATATTCCTTCATTCACAAAGCTATATTATATAAATTTACTTTACTTCCTACAGAACATTCTAGAAGCGACCATAAGATATTCCCTACCgcattttattcgaaaatatttgtgaaaagtaTTGAGCTACCTTTATCCACTATTAGTTATTATGGTCAGACAGACACGtaataaaagaagaaatcagGACCAAAATTCAGCAGCAAGTACCAGTAAGCAATATACAGCAGAAAGTGAACAGAATGCAATAGCAGATGATGGTAAACAAAATGCAGCAAGAGGTGACACCGAACAAACTAAAACTAATGTGCAAACCCAACTAACAGAAATTCAAATATACAATTGGCAAAGAGAACAAGAAATGGATCATCAACAAACAGCAATTGAAGAGTACAATGAAATTCAGACTACTGATCAACAAATTGAAAGAGAggttgaaaataaacaatgtagAAGTGGACAGattcaaattgcaattgatGTAATTCATTTACAAATGGGATTGAAAGAGAAtattgaaacaaatgaaatcaaatctACAGCAGTTGTAAAATATTCTGTACCTAGGCCACCAGATTTCATTAGATTACAATGTAATACAGACTTAAATTTACCACCTGCTAATTGGCTCAGTAGTGCTGCTGATCTTTATGGATTACAAAGAGCATACACATTGACACATAGAGGCTACACAAGGTAATAAAGAACTGATGAACATTGTCtaacattaaaaaataaatacctagAGTCTAGCATTAACATGAAGAAGTATGGTGACATAAAATAATCAATATGTATTCTCTTTCAGTTTGAGGATGGCTCAGATGTATCCAGATTGTGTTGGTACTGTGGATGTTATAGCTGATGCAGAGATcattaagaaaatattgaaaattccttATACTCAAGAAACTATTAGTATATTTGTACATAGGGTTGGTAATACTTTGCTCATAGATAATTTTGATATCTATAAGACTCAAGCAAATGATGAGGAATATTGGTTACGTGATTTTGTTATGAAACATCTAAGTGCTAAAGCTATTCAAGATGAAAGACGCTTGTATTCACAAATTCGTTCAAGAGAGGCTTTGAGAAACAGAAGTCTCATTTCAAAGTTTATGTACCACAGTTTGGGAAAGAATgaagatgataaaaaaaaagatgaacagAATCAAACTCATAGAACTTCTAGAAGTGTGGATGAAACTCATCTACCTAATCCTCCAGATGTTGGAGCTCCTGATTCTACTTTTGATGACAAATATAACCGTAATGTGGTTTGGACTTTTGAGGACATAGAAATGCTGTTAGGTAAGTACCAATTGATTTGTGTTAATAAGAGATGAATTATTGAGGCTGCTTTCACTAATATGATGGATtttaaggctcattttcacagTGATAGGATAGTAACTATCGCAGCAACTGTCACCATGTAAACTACTATCGTGATACTACCACAATAGTACAATCACGATAGTTACTTACTATcatcgtgaaaatgagcctttacACAAATATTGTTGACacaaatggaaaaaatattaaggatatatttataatagttattcctttattcattttgaacACACATGAACAGCGATAAACAAATTTTTATGGCCTATAGTAAAATCATGAAAGTAAATGTGTACATACAACAGTGGCGCGGTGTTTCAAAACTCTAGTTAAAAAAGGAGATGAAAATCTAACTTACCTTATTGCTTGATAACTACGTAACAAAAATTAATCGCACACATCGGCGTAACTGGagtcatttttttatttctaatcAATGGAGGGTTCTGTCCTCAATAACCCCCCTTCATTACGCCTATGACTACACAGGGTTTTCAGTTTTTCCTGGACGGGTCCaaactttgttttttcaattggaaaCCTTGAtgacttattttgaagaatcaaTTTTTTAAGTCCTTCAATTCTACTTCAAAGAGATCGACCAGTATGACCTATATAAAATACAGGACATTCTTCACAAAATAGCTTATAAACACCACTACCATTCAACTGCGAAATATTCAGTCGATTCTTACCACCAAAAAACATTAATCTTTTTTTCAGTGGTACATATAacatcaatattattttgtctAATTCTTTTACAAAGTTTATCACTAAGAAATGGAATATAATTGATGTATACaaatcttttttaattttatattcaaattgagATGGATAGTTAAATATGAAGTTTACAATCTATTCTTTTTCGAATATTAATCTGTTTATTATGTAAGGAGAGTAGACATTGTTCTTGTCAAAGTTTTTGAGTAGTAAAGATCTACTTGATATTGCACATTTGAGTAGTGTTCATAAGATGTTTTGTGATGAATGTTCTGTATTTTATATGGATCAGATTGGTCGATCTTTCGGAATTAGAATTGTAGAACACAAAAGAtcgattcttcaaaataaatcatcaACCGGTTTTTCCAATCTCTGTATCACTTCCAATCACTTTATAGATTTTAATAAAACAAAGATTTTACACAAAGGTGATAAAGATAAGCATTTAGACCTCTTGGtgtttttggaaatatcttcAGATCAAAGCAAAATCTTCCAATTGTAAACAATCAATTAGATTTGTGCCTGTTTCCGGTTTTAACATCTGTTAGTAATTTATAAGTACTTGtgtattttatattcagttttgaGAATGGGATGAAGCCCGAAACATGCATGTAAACaagaaattatatattttaattgaaattttgaaacgtaTAGTCCAGTgctttattgattttattgataTGTGTCATAATATGTTCACACGTTATTCAATATCCAACTTCATGTTTTCCCAAATATTTGAACAAAATGCTTTCAAGCTTTGTTGCCCTTGATAATTTAATATGTTCATGATGTGAATATTTAtacaatcaatgaatattacagGTACTGACATGCCAATTTTTGGAGGTGGTGAATATCCTTGTATTTCTCTGCGATTAAGGGATATGAAACAACCCATAAATGTATTAACTGGTATTGATTATTGGCTTGACAATTTGATGTCTAACGTTCCTGAAGTAGTAATGTGCTACCATCTTAATGGGTTTGTACAGAAGTATGAACTTATTAAAACGGAAGACCTTCCACAACTTAAAAACTCGAAATTTTCACCACAACTCATCAAAGATGTTGCCCAAAACATTCTATCCTTCTTGAAAACAAATGCTACAAAAGCTGGACATACATATTGGTTATTCAAAGATAAAAAAGATGACTTCATTAAACTTTATGATCTAACATGTTTAGTTCCTCAGAATGATAAGCTACAGAATCCATTTACTATTCCTGTTGCTATGTTGCTTTATAGGGTTGCAAGAAACTTCATGAAatcaaagaagaagaatagtGGAATTGTTAAAAAGCTATTGGAAAATAGTATCAAACTTCTACCAGAGCATAAATATCCAGAAATAATAACTTCTTCATATTTTATGCTTTCTGAAATTTATCTTCCAAAAACTACAAATCCAGAAGCACCAACATTTGACAAAGGTAAGTTTTACTATGAAAtacattgaaaattttacaCTTCCCTTCAACATGCAATTTCATCCTGTTTAAAGAATTTCAAACAATGTTTTATTATTCCATTATTAGACCTGCTGAATCTTCCGAATTTAAAAAAACCACAATTTCGAGCAACCATTTCCCGAACAGATCATTTGCTACAATGTCTATAACTTTCGAATATTGAGCGGGCAATGGTCTGAAAGGATAAAGTCCAACTCATGAAGAATCTTTGATCAAATTTGATTCTGTCCATCCGTgcttataatttcaaaattactaaTTGGATTGAGAGCTTcatccaaaatttcatgttgataacaTCTCCAgagccatagaaaattcaattgaatattattgaaaaatactcAGATATTTCAGTGACCAATTTCGGATTCTGCATGTAGATAATAACAACAATTTAAtaacaatttaaataataaagcAAAAGTTAATGTTGGTTGCTTTATCAGAACCCCAAAAAATctaattgaatataaaaaaaaatcaagtaaaacacaaaaaaaaaacaataatttcataACAATAGATCAGACTAgatagaaattaattttgtcCTGTAAAGTAACGTATATTGAATGTTGGTGCCAATTAAAAAATAAGCACATGAATGAACATCACTCCAaagttcttcattttttttcaatatttcaccgATCCTTGAGTGAACAAAATATTGACGCTATTGTTTCGGTTTAGTATATTGAGATAGCCTACATCTCTTATTACTTCTCTGCAtttttaatagtatattattcaacgagcggtaatgtaggtcataactcacgcagatgaagtttgcagcacgagccgcaggcgagtgctgtaattcatcaagtgagttatgaccattaccgcaagttgaatactatactttatctacgactatatcaaaaaatacagacttagaatatagacagaaggaacgggaaataaacatatgtgctcgatcccgactacaagagagatggaaacttagtgtcaccaatcacaatcgaactagcttcggctagctcgaatccagtacagagtacagacatagaactatattgaaaacccttaatagttgcctataaaaatgcattaaaatataccaaaaaacattctcTGTAAACGAagacttaatgaccttactgctacaaactcctttatatttttttcaggcaagtaattctgtatggtaacattagctgtttgtcttttggaaatgtatacctatataatatttcatcttcactatctgaattaatcgttttcagcaaatcattcacaataattagatatcaacttaatttgaaaacgtcaaaattattgaagtgacattccctcggacattcctcccctcaataacaacaatggaatgttccctttcgaccaatcgaatagaagtagagaagtatagaagcacagatcgaTCTTTTCCGATTtgttatagtgagttatagcagtgagttattataactcacgatgtttgtcaatagatactattaattgctccaaagcagttgaataatgaatatataattcaataggagtagataaaatctATTTATCTGGCAGGGGGGCGTTTTAGCATCTCCAAACATTTTCAGCAAGATGACTGCTAAAGTAAATTGTAACTTTTAATATATATTCAGagagaaatttaatttttattaccTGACAGTTATTTAGATtacataataatatttattcaattggcTGAAGGACCCTAGGTCGGTGGCCTTTTGTTTAACAATAAATATCAGTTACTTACTTACTAcctatttattcaatttaaccTTGTATCTGTTATGATTGAATGAATCCCatgttatattataatttattcataaaaatatgttttcaagAAACTCAAATGAATTGTAACAGTTCACCGCACTTTTTTCAGAACTGTTCACCTGAGAACAAATCTTCGTTTACACAATCATGCTTGATACTTCATTAAGTGATATGTTGTGTTTAGGAGAAAACTTCTAAGTATGTTATCAGGAATGTTAATAAATGTTGTCATTTTTGTTCTACAAAGGTTCTGAGTGACTTATTCCTGCATGAGTGTTGGATGTATGTGGAATAATTATCGTTTCATTGTTGTAATCATTAATTTACCGATATATTTCACCATTGAATAATAGGTATATTGATGTATTTTGTGTATCACCTTCAATCtcttattgctttttgaaaaaactcattTGTTGGgtatatttgttgaattttaGATGACCCAGATCAAGATGAATGGTTGGACAGCAAAAATGAAAACCTCAATGAAGAAAATAGCGAAGAAGAAATAAAGGCATGTAAACCACCTCCTCCTATAGAAGGTGGGGCAGACTATCGGTGCTTAAAAGCTCTCTCCAATATACATAGAGGTCTGAACAGTTTGCAGTATTTCACTGACGAACCCTCAGAGCCTGAGGGTGCTGGAATGCCAAGTGCCAGGAGTTCAGACCCTATACCTATGGGATATGAATGTTTGAGTGGCTTAAAAAAAGGTAATCACATTAATGATACATATtagacatgaaaaaaaattattctataaTTGTCAATTATGATTTAACTCTTGAATTGATTGACCCTTCAATAATAATGAGATCGTTACTTGTAGATAAAAACTTGTACGTAACATGAGGATACTATGTTATTGACACACTCGTGTCATTAAACTTTCACATTTATTCGTTAATAATATCTAAATCCCACTTGTTAggtaaataactattatgtatGCCTATCTTTCATGTGCTTATCTcttgaattaattaataattaaatgtTTCAGAGGACGTTTTTGATGAAGGGGCTGGAAAAGTCGAACAAGGGAATGTAAAAAAGACGAATAAAGATATGGACTCAACCGAAAAAGGTgttgttaaaaaaggtgaatgCATGTTTTAACGATGGATATTATGCCACATGTTTCAAAGATCAAAATTGGCATTGAGCCAATCTACTCAGGAAGTGTAAATTTTATAGTTTTCCTAAAGTAAGATAATGTATTTCATTACTTTACTGATTTTTCCAGcatcaaaatcaaaaaagaaaaaagcaaTAAACAAAAACCCAGATCTGGCTTCATTATTAGTAATGAACAATAAAAACACTGAACCTCTACCTACATGGAAAAAGAAAAATGCTAGACAAGATGGGATGCCGTGGAAAACCCATCTCAAAATTTTGCTCTACGAAAAGGCTGTACTTGTTTTCTCAACTCTTTCCGAATATTATTTTGGAAAACAGCAATATGACAATTGTTTTAGAAACTTGAAGTTATTAGCAAGGTGTTGCCTCATAATGAGAAAATTGAATGGttcaattcaaataaatgaaaattgcaTTCTTGGAAGAGCCGGAGACTGTTGTATAAGGATATTCTCACTttgtcaaaattttcaatactccttccaaaaatttcgagatAATATATATACTCACACAAGAAAAGAAACAGAAATGATATCTCAGTTAATGAAAGATGAAGACGATAATGATCCAGCAGATCCACCAAATTTGCACTGTTTGACTAAATGTGATTTTGAAACGCCCGAGGCAGTGATTCATTTGGCTGTTGTATGTTATGAAGAAGCCTTGAAAGTATCTGAGACTGATAACATGTTGAAGAGGTGAGTTCAGTAAAAATGAGCATTCTCATAAAGGTGAAGCATCTTGTAACAAAGAGCGCTTTCTCTTTATCTGTTCCTGTtattaggtatacaactttgcttttgccgttttgcaataaatggctgtagcagtaagtggtagtcgaaacaaatagatcgtagatgtcatacaataagcttagatatttgtaaacataacgccatcgaaatattggtcgatttgtgtctgcttcataaagttattctcgattaaacatgtcagcttacgagccacattctcgtcatttgcgggaggttttaattttctgcattACTattaagaaatctgcggctaaggCTCATTGaacgctctcaaatacctatggtgaggccgctattagtgaaaggaCGTGCCGAGAGTTGTTTCAACGttccaagaacggtgattttgacgtcgaagaccagcatggcggtggaagagagaaggttttcgaagatgcagaattgagttgatcaagactcgtgtcaaacgcaacaagaattggcaggatcattggaagtgacgcaacaagccattttaaaacacttgaaagtcatgggaaaaattcagaaacaagaaaattgggtgctgagagatgttgaacggcgtttgtttgcttgtgaacaactgcttgcaagactaagacggaagggattcctgcatcgcattgtgactgaatacgaaaaatgtgttcattgcgcagaaaatcatggggatatcccggccatgcttctatGTCGCCGgccgaaccgaatattcacggttccaaggtcatgctcaatatttggtgctcggcgtagtgtattatgagttgttaaaaccgactaaaacaatcacaggcgatcgttttcgaacgcaattaattcgtttgagccaagcattggAAGACAAATGGGCGCAATAGaaagagagacatgataaagagaTTTTACAGCTTGACATTGCTCggccccatgttgcgaaagtggtcaagacttacttgggaacgttgaaatcggaagtcctaccccacccgccgtattttccagacgttccttcctcggaatatcacttgtttcgatcaatggcacacagcctggctgaccagcacttccggtcttatgaagaattaaaaaattggatatattcgtggatcgcttcaaaatatgaccaATTCTTTCAACTCCTAATTCGTTCGCTGcatgaaagatgggagaaagtagtggttaGCTATgaataatactttgaatcataaatgtataattagttttttacaataaagcctcgaatttcggaaaaaaaagacggaagcaaagttgtacgccaatTTATATACTTAAGTGTGCGTGTGTGCTTCGAGATTCGATTCATTGTACGTTCATAGTCCCGCTGTTACAGAAATTCACATCTGGTTATTCTATAATAAcgtcagaaaatttcaaatttattcttctaaaattgtaaaatttatttttagaaaaaagttCCCATAAACTTGTATATCCGCAAATGTTTCCTcactaaaattgaatttgaaaaaaaaaaagttttccttTATATCTTGGAAACAATAAAAGATATCAAAATGTCCTTTGAAGAATTGTTACAGCATTTCAAACTCTACATACATCGGCAATATTGGAAATGTTGCTGCTGCTGTACTTGTTCAGTTCTGTGCTGAACAGTCTCAAATATCTAATAAAACTTTGCTACTTTCGTCCAAAAGTTATCATTCCACTTGACTTTTTTCTGACATTAACAAGAACTATCTGTTTAATCATAATACCGGGCAATGAACACTGAGATGCATTCAGATTCAACAGTACTTATTGGAAAATCAGGCTAGTGCAACTGCTACGCTGAATGTATAATAAAGGCTTTTATTCtgcaaaaaaaatacatattctCTCGCAGAATGGGCAAGATTCAGTGCATCCAGGTATCGCGCTACCTAGCTAagattaagatgcatagaatacctggtgtgtttactgattcgattttgtttcagactttttgagagacccacctgttgctttggtggtgtgCTTCACTAGAGtactgtaaggtggcgctctataaaatttttcgaattcccgcatctgcctggtgccgtttaaaaaggaaatactgattttagacactgcaaacattcacaataaattacaattcagttcatatcgaatttttactcaaatgaatggaatataatgacagaccatagattataaaatattattgttctatactcaaagttcacgacaagagcgtagaaatgggggatactgggggtaattacacggtgctcctaaattggagatacaaatgaaaatgacagatttccggatcattttaagaaaaaaagtcctataacatgagtccccaaacattttgttttgagatacatgtgttgaagttcaagttattttctcgtataaccttcccttcacaagatatttaatatgaattggccatagatattctagtttaaagttttcactatgtgatatgctaattttgaatgcaaatctacagggtgatatattttctggaaggatgcctgcttccttcctccaaaactatattttggtgaatggctgttagtttagaaaaatgtagaaaaaaaactctggtccagtactatactttttggtttgttatagttttgtcgtatcagctatcgatttcgagaaaaatctctagtaatcctcaggaaaatccaaattattataaagatccagctagtaagctctaatgaatgcattaattataagttttggtatttatttacctaatctgtagcgaagattaataaatattcgataaactgtacgacacactagaaacaacctgtatattgaaagcaaagcctttgtgggctcatattcaagaaacttttttttctcaaaattatccaagtaatttctcattttccttcgtaacactttga
It includes:
- the LOC123670792 gene encoding erythroid differentiation-related factor 1, producing MVRQTRNKRRNQDQNSAASTSKQYTAESEQNAIADDGKQNAARGDTEQTKTNVQTQLTEIQIYNWQREQEMDHQQTAIEEYNEIQTTDQQIEREVENKQCRSGQIQIAIDVIHLQMGLKENIETNEIKSTAVVKYSVPRPPDFIRLQCNTDLNLPPANWLSSAADLYGLQRAYTLTHRGYTSLRMAQMYPDCVGTVDVIADAEIIKKILKIPYTQETISIFVHRVGNTLLIDNFDIYKTQANDEEYWLRDFVMKHLSAKAIQDERRLYSQIRSREALRNRSLISKFMYHSLGKNEDDKKKDEQNQTHRTSRSVDETHLPNPPDVGAPDSTFDDKYNRNVVWTFEDIEMLLGTDMPIFGGGEYPCISLRLRDMKQPINVLTGIDYWLDNLMSNVPEVVMCYHLNGFVQKYELIKTEDLPQLKNSKFSPQLIKDVAQNILSFLKTNATKAGHTYWLFKDKKDDFIKLYDLTCLVPQNDKLQNPFTIPVAMLLYRVARNFMKSKKKNSGIVKKLLENSIKLLPEHKYPEIITSSYFMLSEIYLPKTTNPEAPTFDKDDPDQDEWLDSKNENLNEENSEEEIKACKPPPPIEGGADYRCLKALSNIHRGLNSLQYFTDEPSEPEGAGMPSARSSDPIPMGYECLSGLKKEDVFDEGAGKVEQGNVKKTNKDMDSTEKGVVKKASKSKKKKAINKNPDLASLLVMNNKNTEPLPTWKKKNARQDGMPWKTHLKILLYEKAVLVFSTLSEYYFGKQQYDNCFRNLKLLARCCLIMRKLNGSIQINENCILGRAGDCCIRIFSLCQNFQYSFQKFRDNIYTHTRKETEMISQLMKDEDDNDPADPPNLHCLTKCDFETPEAVIHLAVVCYEEALKVSETDNMLKRLGNALNETGTYYLNYAKMFYGQEIRTWAKKAEKYITSSLKIFDKIGDVVNMALVNTNLGHMHRLIAYSYSLPGRALTSEENKLYTKSNEYFKRALKILVDRKTNPLIWDNVNWELSCSLFSKACLMHDIPPDDVDFSKYSEKVLKALEDAKNACDMDENHSKFENFQSRIALICIRMASIHHKLFLNATDQVTRESLFLKAQEKYQMAIKYFYEVGELIPYLRAKLSVINLFEEMSKHVHVVHKLELLHSCMEVFLSSSDMLQKKLPQITEEQKNLKPSSETNVISIEETYYTALQRILDTFMQEFLKVNLSILKMFSGEVAMNQNVKNVYTECYRTSLKCYSDKTCDDTIIKVCKVLKYVKETIMKMNFP